Proteins encoded within one genomic window of Elephas maximus indicus isolate mEleMax1 chromosome 21, mEleMax1 primary haplotype, whole genome shotgun sequence:
- the CTU2 gene encoding cytoplasmic tRNA 2-thiolation protein 2 isoform X4, producing MCQVGEDYGEPVPEDTPPPPPRPGREQKYVKWCVKCKKGVPVLVIRAGDAFCRDCFKAYYVHKFRAVLGKNRLIFPGEKVLLAWSGGPSSSSMLRQVLEGLSRESAKQLRFVPGVVYVDEGAACGRSLEDRAETLAEVRSILHSTSLPWHDVALEEKVFGLPQSVLRHFSQEPASGDGAYKEAVDGFIRQQQGLGTEGARDSPSPALSGEQPSWPSPHNSQSPARPPLAGETEALCRLFNSVQTLTTKEELLQTLRTHLILHVARTHGYSKVMMGDSCTRLAIKLLTNLALGRGAFLAWDTGFADERHGDVVVVRPMREHTLKEVAFYNRLFAIPTVFTPAIHTKAPEKASIHRLMEAFVLRLQAQFPSTVSTVYRTSEKLVKAPRAGQAASPSRPCCLLCLCTLDIDSADSATAFGAQTATALSLRQAQAKEPTVPCCSPGLCGDQGCCRGVRPSEREELRARVIEELCYSCRVNMKDLPSVDPLPPYILTEAQLRSRRAQATQEIREFLIEDSEDEVETGQS from the exons GGACTGCTTCAAGGCATACTATGTCCACAAGTTCAGAGCTGTGCTCGGGAAGAACCGGCTCATTTTTCCAGGTGAGAAG GTCCTTCTTGCATGGTCAGGGGGGCCGTCGTCCAGCTCCATGCTTCGGCAAGTCCTGGAG GGCCTGAGTCGAGAGTCGGCCAAGCAGCTGCGTTTTGTGCCTGGGGTTGTTTATGTTGATG AGGGAGCAGCCTGTGGCCGGAGCCTGGAGGACAGAGCAGAGACCCTGGCTGAGGTGCGGTCGATCCTGCACTCCACCAGCCTACCGTGGCATGATGTCGCCTTGGAAGAG AAGGTGTTCGGCCTGCCCCAGTCTGTGCTGCGGCACTTCTCCCAGGAGCCAGCCTCGGGTGATGGGGCCTACAAAGAGGCCGTGGATGGCTTCATCCGGCAGCAACAAGGTCTGGGGACCGAGGGGGCCAGGGACAGCCCTAGCCCGGCCCTGAGCGGGGAGCAGCCAAGCTGGCCCAGCCCCCACAACTCCCAGAGCCCAGCAAGGCCACCTCTGGCTGGTGAGACTGAGGCTCTATGCAGACTGTTCAACTCAGTGCAGACACTGACCACCAAGGAGGAGCTCCTGCAGACCCTTCG GACCCATCTGATCCTGCATGTGGCCCGAACACATGGCTACTCCAAAGTGATGATGGGAGACAGCTGCACCCGTCTAGCCATCAAGCTCCTGACCAACCTGGCACTGGGCCGAGGGGCCTTCCTTGCGTGGGACACG GGCTTCGCAGATGAGCGGCACGGGGATGTAGTGGTGGTGCGACCCATGCGGGAGCACACCCTAAAGGAGGTCGCCTTCTACAACCGCCTGTTTGCCATCCCCACTGTGTTCACGCCAGCCATCCACACCAAG GCCCCAGAGAAGGCCAGCATCCACCGGCTGATGGAGGCCTTTGTTCTCCGGCTACAGGCCCAGTTTCCCTCTACCGTCAGCACTGTGTACAG GACAAGCGAGAAGCTGGTCAAGGCACCCCGAGCTGGCCAGGCTGCCAGCCCCTCCCGCCCCTGCTGCCTCCTCTGCCTGTGCACACTGGACATTGACAGTGCTG ATAGTGCCACAGCTTTTGGGGCCCAGACTGCCACAGCCCTCTCACTGAGGCAGGCCCAGGCCAAGGAGCCCACAGTGCCCTGCTGCTCACCAGGGCTCTGCGGGGACCAGGGTTGCTGCAGGGGAGTCAGGCCCAGCGAGAG GGAGGAACTACGAGCCCGTGTCATAGAAGAGCTGTGCTACAGCTGCCGCGTGAACATGAAGGATTTG CCCTCTGTGGACCCCCTCCCACCCTACATCCTGACTGAGGCTCAGCTCCGCAGCCGCAG GGCCCAGGCCACACAAGAGATCCGGGAGTTTCTGATAGAGGATAGTGAGGACGAGGTGGAGACAGGCCAGAGCTGA
- the CTU2 gene encoding cytoplasmic tRNA 2-thiolation protein 2 isoform X2, with protein MCQVGEDYGEPVPEDTPPPPPRPGREQKYVKWCVKCKKGVPVLVIRAGDAFCRDCFKAYYVHKFRAVLGKNRLIFPGEKVLLAWSGGPSSSSMLRQVLEGLSRESAKQLRFVPGVVYVDEGAACGRSLEDRAETLAEVRSILHSTSLPWHDVALEEVFGLPQSVLRHFSQEPASGDGAYKEAVDGFIRQQQGLGTEGARDSPSPALSGEQPSWPSPHNSQSPARPPLAGETEALCRLFNSVQTLTTKEELLQTLRTHLILHVARTHGYSKVMMGDSCTRLAIKLLTNLALGRGAFLAWDTGFADERHGDVVVVRPMREHTLKEVAFYNRLFAIPTVFTPAIHTKAPEKASIHRLMEAFVLRLQAQFPSTVSTVYRTSEKLVKAPRAGQAASPSRPCCLLCLCTLDIDSAGLHPGLGVGTWALVMLWSGGSMDPGHILVSGGPCTWGWKADGLGSWSSSPVVPRPFLPSPFHVPVQSLLADSATAFGAQTATALSLRQAQAKEPTVPCCSPGLCGDQGCCRGVRPSEREELRARVIEELCYSCRVNMKDLPSVDPLPPYILTEAQLRSRRAQATQEIREFLIEDSEDEVETGQS; from the exons GGACTGCTTCAAGGCATACTATGTCCACAAGTTCAGAGCTGTGCTCGGGAAGAACCGGCTCATTTTTCCAGGTGAGAAG GTCCTTCTTGCATGGTCAGGGGGGCCGTCGTCCAGCTCCATGCTTCGGCAAGTCCTGGAG GGCCTGAGTCGAGAGTCGGCCAAGCAGCTGCGTTTTGTGCCTGGGGTTGTTTATGTTGATG AGGGAGCAGCCTGTGGCCGGAGCCTGGAGGACAGAGCAGAGACCCTGGCTGAGGTGCGGTCGATCCTGCACTCCACCAGCCTACCGTGGCATGATGTCGCCTTGGAAGAG GTGTTCGGCCTGCCCCAGTCTGTGCTGCGGCACTTCTCCCAGGAGCCAGCCTCGGGTGATGGGGCCTACAAAGAGGCCGTGGATGGCTTCATCCGGCAGCAACAAGGTCTGGGGACCGAGGGGGCCAGGGACAGCCCTAGCCCGGCCCTGAGCGGGGAGCAGCCAAGCTGGCCCAGCCCCCACAACTCCCAGAGCCCAGCAAGGCCACCTCTGGCTGGTGAGACTGAGGCTCTATGCAGACTGTTCAACTCAGTGCAGACACTGACCACCAAGGAGGAGCTCCTGCAGACCCTTCG GACCCATCTGATCCTGCATGTGGCCCGAACACATGGCTACTCCAAAGTGATGATGGGAGACAGCTGCACCCGTCTAGCCATCAAGCTCCTGACCAACCTGGCACTGGGCCGAGGGGCCTTCCTTGCGTGGGACACG GGCTTCGCAGATGAGCGGCACGGGGATGTAGTGGTGGTGCGACCCATGCGGGAGCACACCCTAAAGGAGGTCGCCTTCTACAACCGCCTGTTTGCCATCCCCACTGTGTTCACGCCAGCCATCCACACCAAG GCCCCAGAGAAGGCCAGCATCCACCGGCTGATGGAGGCCTTTGTTCTCCGGCTACAGGCCCAGTTTCCCTCTACCGTCAGCACTGTGTACAG GACAAGCGAGAAGCTGGTCAAGGCACCCCGAGCTGGCCAGGCTGCCAGCCCCTCCCGCCCCTGCTGCCTCCTCTGCCTGTGCACACTGGACATTGACAGTGCTGGTCTGCACCCTGGTCTGGGGGTGGGGACATGGGCTCTGGTCATGCTCTGGTCTGGGGGCAGTATGGACCCGGGTCACATCCTGGTCTCTGGGGGACCGTGTACCTGGGGTTGGAAGGCAGATGGGCTTGGGTCTTGGTCCAGCAGCCCCGTGGTCCCCAggcccttcctgccctctccctTCCATGTCCCAGTCCAGTCTCTGCTTGCAGATAGTGCCACAGCTTTTGGGGCCCAGACTGCCACAGCCCTCTCACTGAGGCAGGCCCAGGCCAAGGAGCCCACAGTGCCCTGCTGCTCACCAGGGCTCTGCGGGGACCAGGGTTGCTGCAGGGGAGTCAGGCCCAGCGAGAG GGAGGAACTACGAGCCCGTGTCATAGAAGAGCTGTGCTACAGCTGCCGCGTGAACATGAAGGATTTG CCCTCTGTGGACCCCCTCCCACCCTACATCCTGACTGAGGCTCAGCTCCGCAGCCGCAG GGCCCAGGCCACACAAGAGATCCGGGAGTTTCTGATAGAGGATAGTGAGGACGAGGTGGAGACAGGCCAGAGCTGA
- the CTU2 gene encoding cytoplasmic tRNA 2-thiolation protein 2 isoform X1, whose translation MCQVGEDYGEPVPEDTPPPPPRPGREQKYVKWCVKCKKGVPVLVIRAGDAFCRDCFKAYYVHKFRAVLGKNRLIFPGEKVLLAWSGGPSSSSMLRQVLEGLSRESAKQLRFVPGVVYVDEGAACGRSLEDRAETLAEVRSILHSTSLPWHDVALEEKVFGLPQSVLRHFSQEPASGDGAYKEAVDGFIRQQQGLGTEGARDSPSPALSGEQPSWPSPHNSQSPARPPLAGETEALCRLFNSVQTLTTKEELLQTLRTHLILHVARTHGYSKVMMGDSCTRLAIKLLTNLALGRGAFLAWDTGFADERHGDVVVVRPMREHTLKEVAFYNRLFAIPTVFTPAIHTKAPEKASIHRLMEAFVLRLQAQFPSTVSTVYRTSEKLVKAPRAGQAASPSRPCCLLCLCTLDIDSAGLHPGLGVGTWALVMLWSGGSMDPGHILVSGGPCTWGWKADGLGSWSSSPVVPRPFLPSPFHVPVQSLLADSATAFGAQTATALSLRQAQAKEPTVPCCSPGLCGDQGCCRGVRPSEREELRARVIEELCYSCRVNMKDLPSVDPLPPYILTEAQLRSRRAQATQEIREFLIEDSEDEVETGQS comes from the exons GGACTGCTTCAAGGCATACTATGTCCACAAGTTCAGAGCTGTGCTCGGGAAGAACCGGCTCATTTTTCCAGGTGAGAAG GTCCTTCTTGCATGGTCAGGGGGGCCGTCGTCCAGCTCCATGCTTCGGCAAGTCCTGGAG GGCCTGAGTCGAGAGTCGGCCAAGCAGCTGCGTTTTGTGCCTGGGGTTGTTTATGTTGATG AGGGAGCAGCCTGTGGCCGGAGCCTGGAGGACAGAGCAGAGACCCTGGCTGAGGTGCGGTCGATCCTGCACTCCACCAGCCTACCGTGGCATGATGTCGCCTTGGAAGAG AAGGTGTTCGGCCTGCCCCAGTCTGTGCTGCGGCACTTCTCCCAGGAGCCAGCCTCGGGTGATGGGGCCTACAAAGAGGCCGTGGATGGCTTCATCCGGCAGCAACAAGGTCTGGGGACCGAGGGGGCCAGGGACAGCCCTAGCCCGGCCCTGAGCGGGGAGCAGCCAAGCTGGCCCAGCCCCCACAACTCCCAGAGCCCAGCAAGGCCACCTCTGGCTGGTGAGACTGAGGCTCTATGCAGACTGTTCAACTCAGTGCAGACACTGACCACCAAGGAGGAGCTCCTGCAGACCCTTCG GACCCATCTGATCCTGCATGTGGCCCGAACACATGGCTACTCCAAAGTGATGATGGGAGACAGCTGCACCCGTCTAGCCATCAAGCTCCTGACCAACCTGGCACTGGGCCGAGGGGCCTTCCTTGCGTGGGACACG GGCTTCGCAGATGAGCGGCACGGGGATGTAGTGGTGGTGCGACCCATGCGGGAGCACACCCTAAAGGAGGTCGCCTTCTACAACCGCCTGTTTGCCATCCCCACTGTGTTCACGCCAGCCATCCACACCAAG GCCCCAGAGAAGGCCAGCATCCACCGGCTGATGGAGGCCTTTGTTCTCCGGCTACAGGCCCAGTTTCCCTCTACCGTCAGCACTGTGTACAG GACAAGCGAGAAGCTGGTCAAGGCACCCCGAGCTGGCCAGGCTGCCAGCCCCTCCCGCCCCTGCTGCCTCCTCTGCCTGTGCACACTGGACATTGACAGTGCTGGTCTGCACCCTGGTCTGGGGGTGGGGACATGGGCTCTGGTCATGCTCTGGTCTGGGGGCAGTATGGACCCGGGTCACATCCTGGTCTCTGGGGGACCGTGTACCTGGGGTTGGAAGGCAGATGGGCTTGGGTCTTGGTCCAGCAGCCCCGTGGTCCCCAggcccttcctgccctctccctTCCATGTCCCAGTCCAGTCTCTGCTTGCAGATAGTGCCACAGCTTTTGGGGCCCAGACTGCCACAGCCCTCTCACTGAGGCAGGCCCAGGCCAAGGAGCCCACAGTGCCCTGCTGCTCACCAGGGCTCTGCGGGGACCAGGGTTGCTGCAGGGGAGTCAGGCCCAGCGAGAG GGAGGAACTACGAGCCCGTGTCATAGAAGAGCTGTGCTACAGCTGCCGCGTGAACATGAAGGATTTG CCCTCTGTGGACCCCCTCCCACCCTACATCCTGACTGAGGCTCAGCTCCGCAGCCGCAG GGCCCAGGCCACACAAGAGATCCGGGAGTTTCTGATAGAGGATAGTGAGGACGAGGTGGAGACAGGCCAGAGCTGA
- the CTU2 gene encoding cytoplasmic tRNA 2-thiolation protein 2 isoform X3 has translation MPSAGTASRHTMSTSSELCSGRTGSFFQVLLAWSGGPSSSSMLRQVLEGLSRESAKQLRFVPGVVYVDEGAACGRSLEDRAETLAEVRSILHSTSLPWHDVALEEKVFGLPQSVLRHFSQEPASGDGAYKEAVDGFIRQQQGLGTEGARDSPSPALSGEQPSWPSPHNSQSPARPPLAGETEALCRLFNSVQTLTTKEELLQTLRTHLILHVARTHGYSKVMMGDSCTRLAIKLLTNLALGRGAFLAWDTGFADERHGDVVVVRPMREHTLKEVAFYNRLFAIPTVFTPAIHTKAPEKASIHRLMEAFVLRLQAQFPSTVSTVYRTSEKLVKAPRAGQAASPSRPCCLLCLCTLDIDSAGLHPGLGVGTWALVMLWSGGSMDPGHILVSGGPCTWGWKADGLGSWSSSPVVPRPFLPSPFHVPVQSLLADSATAFGAQTATALSLRQAQAKEPTVPCCSPGLCGDQGCCRGVRPSEREELRARVIEELCYSCRVNMKDLPSVDPLPPYILTEAQLRSRRAQATQEIREFLIEDSEDEVETGQS, from the exons GGACTGCTTCAAGGCATACTATGTCCACAAGTTCAGAGCTGTGCTCGGGAAGAACCGGCTCATTTTTCCAG GTCCTTCTTGCATGGTCAGGGGGGCCGTCGTCCAGCTCCATGCTTCGGCAAGTCCTGGAG GGCCTGAGTCGAGAGTCGGCCAAGCAGCTGCGTTTTGTGCCTGGGGTTGTTTATGTTGATG AGGGAGCAGCCTGTGGCCGGAGCCTGGAGGACAGAGCAGAGACCCTGGCTGAGGTGCGGTCGATCCTGCACTCCACCAGCCTACCGTGGCATGATGTCGCCTTGGAAGAG AAGGTGTTCGGCCTGCCCCAGTCTGTGCTGCGGCACTTCTCCCAGGAGCCAGCCTCGGGTGATGGGGCCTACAAAGAGGCCGTGGATGGCTTCATCCGGCAGCAACAAGGTCTGGGGACCGAGGGGGCCAGGGACAGCCCTAGCCCGGCCCTGAGCGGGGAGCAGCCAAGCTGGCCCAGCCCCCACAACTCCCAGAGCCCAGCAAGGCCACCTCTGGCTGGTGAGACTGAGGCTCTATGCAGACTGTTCAACTCAGTGCAGACACTGACCACCAAGGAGGAGCTCCTGCAGACCCTTCG GACCCATCTGATCCTGCATGTGGCCCGAACACATGGCTACTCCAAAGTGATGATGGGAGACAGCTGCACCCGTCTAGCCATCAAGCTCCTGACCAACCTGGCACTGGGCCGAGGGGCCTTCCTTGCGTGGGACACG GGCTTCGCAGATGAGCGGCACGGGGATGTAGTGGTGGTGCGACCCATGCGGGAGCACACCCTAAAGGAGGTCGCCTTCTACAACCGCCTGTTTGCCATCCCCACTGTGTTCACGCCAGCCATCCACACCAAG GCCCCAGAGAAGGCCAGCATCCACCGGCTGATGGAGGCCTTTGTTCTCCGGCTACAGGCCCAGTTTCCCTCTACCGTCAGCACTGTGTACAG GACAAGCGAGAAGCTGGTCAAGGCACCCCGAGCTGGCCAGGCTGCCAGCCCCTCCCGCCCCTGCTGCCTCCTCTGCCTGTGCACACTGGACATTGACAGTGCTGGTCTGCACCCTGGTCTGGGGGTGGGGACATGGGCTCTGGTCATGCTCTGGTCTGGGGGCAGTATGGACCCGGGTCACATCCTGGTCTCTGGGGGACCGTGTACCTGGGGTTGGAAGGCAGATGGGCTTGGGTCTTGGTCCAGCAGCCCCGTGGTCCCCAggcccttcctgccctctccctTCCATGTCCCAGTCCAGTCTCTGCTTGCAGATAGTGCCACAGCTTTTGGGGCCCAGACTGCCACAGCCCTCTCACTGAGGCAGGCCCAGGCCAAGGAGCCCACAGTGCCCTGCTGCTCACCAGGGCTCTGCGGGGACCAGGGTTGCTGCAGGGGAGTCAGGCCCAGCGAGAG GGAGGAACTACGAGCCCGTGTCATAGAAGAGCTGTGCTACAGCTGCCGCGTGAACATGAAGGATTTG CCCTCTGTGGACCCCCTCCCACCCTACATCCTGACTGAGGCTCAGCTCCGCAGCCGCAG GGCCCAGGCCACACAAGAGATCCGGGAGTTTCTGATAGAGGATAGTGAGGACGAGGTGGAGACAGGCCAGAGCTGA
- the CTU2 gene encoding cytoplasmic tRNA 2-thiolation protein 2 isoform X5, with amino-acid sequence MCQVGEDYGEPVPEDTPPPPPRPGREQKYVKWCVKCKKGVPVLVIRAGDAFCRDCFKAYYVHKFRAVLGKNRLIFPGEKVLLAWSGGPSSSSMLRQVLEGLSRESAKQLRFVPGVVYVDEGAACGRSLEDRAETLAEVRSILHSTSLPWHDVALEEVFGLPQSVLRHFSQEPASGDGAYKEAVDGFIRQQQGLGTEGARDSPSPALSGEQPSWPSPHNSQSPARPPLAGETEALCRLFNSVQTLTTKEELLQTLRTHLILHVARTHGYSKVMMGDSCTRLAIKLLTNLALGRGAFLAWDTGFADERHGDVVVVRPMREHTLKEVAFYNRLFAIPTVFTPAIHTKAPEKASIHRLMEAFVLRLQAQFPSTVSTVYRTSEKLVKAPRAGQAASPSRPCCLLCLCTLDIDSADSATAFGAQTATALSLRQAQAKEPTVPCCSPGLCGDQGCCRGVRPSEREELRARVIEELCYSCRVNMKDLPSVDPLPPYILTEAQLRSRRAQATQEIREFLIEDSEDEVETGQS; translated from the exons GGACTGCTTCAAGGCATACTATGTCCACAAGTTCAGAGCTGTGCTCGGGAAGAACCGGCTCATTTTTCCAGGTGAGAAG GTCCTTCTTGCATGGTCAGGGGGGCCGTCGTCCAGCTCCATGCTTCGGCAAGTCCTGGAG GGCCTGAGTCGAGAGTCGGCCAAGCAGCTGCGTTTTGTGCCTGGGGTTGTTTATGTTGATG AGGGAGCAGCCTGTGGCCGGAGCCTGGAGGACAGAGCAGAGACCCTGGCTGAGGTGCGGTCGATCCTGCACTCCACCAGCCTACCGTGGCATGATGTCGCCTTGGAAGAG GTGTTCGGCCTGCCCCAGTCTGTGCTGCGGCACTTCTCCCAGGAGCCAGCCTCGGGTGATGGGGCCTACAAAGAGGCCGTGGATGGCTTCATCCGGCAGCAACAAGGTCTGGGGACCGAGGGGGCCAGGGACAGCCCTAGCCCGGCCCTGAGCGGGGAGCAGCCAAGCTGGCCCAGCCCCCACAACTCCCAGAGCCCAGCAAGGCCACCTCTGGCTGGTGAGACTGAGGCTCTATGCAGACTGTTCAACTCAGTGCAGACACTGACCACCAAGGAGGAGCTCCTGCAGACCCTTCG GACCCATCTGATCCTGCATGTGGCCCGAACACATGGCTACTCCAAAGTGATGATGGGAGACAGCTGCACCCGTCTAGCCATCAAGCTCCTGACCAACCTGGCACTGGGCCGAGGGGCCTTCCTTGCGTGGGACACG GGCTTCGCAGATGAGCGGCACGGGGATGTAGTGGTGGTGCGACCCATGCGGGAGCACACCCTAAAGGAGGTCGCCTTCTACAACCGCCTGTTTGCCATCCCCACTGTGTTCACGCCAGCCATCCACACCAAG GCCCCAGAGAAGGCCAGCATCCACCGGCTGATGGAGGCCTTTGTTCTCCGGCTACAGGCCCAGTTTCCCTCTACCGTCAGCACTGTGTACAG GACAAGCGAGAAGCTGGTCAAGGCACCCCGAGCTGGCCAGGCTGCCAGCCCCTCCCGCCCCTGCTGCCTCCTCTGCCTGTGCACACTGGACATTGACAGTGCTG ATAGTGCCACAGCTTTTGGGGCCCAGACTGCCACAGCCCTCTCACTGAGGCAGGCCCAGGCCAAGGAGCCCACAGTGCCCTGCTGCTCACCAGGGCTCTGCGGGGACCAGGGTTGCTGCAGGGGAGTCAGGCCCAGCGAGAG GGAGGAACTACGAGCCCGTGTCATAGAAGAGCTGTGCTACAGCTGCCGCGTGAACATGAAGGATTTG CCCTCTGTGGACCCCCTCCCACCCTACATCCTGACTGAGGCTCAGCTCCGCAGCCGCAG GGCCCAGGCCACACAAGAGATCCGGGAGTTTCTGATAGAGGATAGTGAGGACGAGGTGGAGACAGGCCAGAGCTGA